The sequence GATAATAATGTTTACATGAGAATCATGAGTGTCTGATCTGATCCGATCCGATCACAGTCTgtctgatcacacacacacacacacgtacactaCACTCAGGTGTGGCAGGAGCAGGTAAATCTgatcacctctctctctctctctctctctttcgctctttCAACGTCACGTGACTTTCGTCAACGCCTCATATCGACAAATGCAAACCAAAGTGTCAAACCTACGCGCATTAGTTCACGCTCTATAGTTTATAAACaaccaaattaaatataaaaaaagtgaatttatgtattttaaacgTGATTATGTTTATTTACTAAACCACATTTAGTTGTAAAGTTCTGCACATTCATGCTGTTTATTGGCGCTGCACATGTGCGCGTCAGGCGCAGTGTAACCAAACTACTCAACAGACGAAACAAACATTGCTCTCGACCAATCGCCGCCCTGCCTGAGCCGCAGCAGCCAATCGGGAAGTTGTTCGGAGTACCGCCCACAAGCGGAAGTTAGTCTGTCACGGATGGCGCATGAAAATTGTGTTGCGTTTCTTCCAAACATCATGTTTACTTTcatgaaatgaatgtttaataaGTGTTGACGTTTATTTATCAGTATGAGCGGTCCGTGTAGAGAGGTTGTGACTCTTCAGCTCGGACATTATTCCAACTTTATCGGCACACACTGGTGGAATCTGCAGGtcagtctgtgtgtttataGCGGATCACGCGCGTTAATAGTGATTTATAAACACTTAGAATCAAACTACAATgttgttataatataacattagaAACCAATGaacagtttttatttgtgttcacgTTAGTCGTGTACAGGTCTAGTTTCCGGGTGCATCAAATTATACATTAAGTCAATCTGACGCTTTAACCCAATGACGTAATTTAACTGGATCTGTGGTGAAATGGCCCTGAATCCTGGTCAGATTGGTGAAAGttaaacacaagacaaaaaaacattgacattgttatttttttatagcagagaacacacaaacattgatACTGGAGGATAACATGaaacaatgcaaaaatataaaagacaTCGAAATAACAAATTCAAAGTAtcaatctctctctgtgtgtgtgtctgtgtgtgtgtgtgtgtgtgtgtgtctgtgtgtgtgtaggatgcATCTCTGTGTTATGACCCGGATGCGGCGCTGGGTGAGCTGCAGGGTGATGTGTTGTTCAGAGAGGGTCTCACTCTGGGGGGTCACGTCACATACACCCCCCGACTCATCGCCATGGACCTCAAAGGTAACCCCTGACCCCCAAACTGTCCGGCTTTGTTGTTGTGTCACGTCTGCAGATGTTTATCTTCATGTTATTTCTTCAGGGAGTCTTCAGACGCTGCGACAGGAGGGACGTTTATATGAAACTGAGAGTAAAGCTGCAACATTTACATGgtcagatgtttgtgtgttcagtatTTCTGTTGTGATGAATCTTAATCACATTGTTGTGTGGTGTTTATGaatctgtgttatttttatttagggATGGACAGATTTCGACCCACAGGGAAAGTCCACCCACCAGAAACTCTTTCCTGCAGGATCTGGACAGTCtggatgtgagtgtgtgtaatgatgtctCTTTTACGTGATGGTGATATTCTGAAGATCTTGTGTCGTTGTGTTTTCTCTAGTCGGCAAGTCTTCTGCCTCCTGACCGCTGCTCaggtcagacacacacacacacacacaagctcatGCACTCTTCACTTCACCAGCATGTGAATAGAATTATTTACACGTTTATTTGACGCTCTTACAGTAACCAGGGCAGAATCCGGCGTCGCCACGGAGACGGTAAATGATACTCTGGACCGGATACAGAAATCCTACAGGCTGGAGGGAAGCGTGAGGGTGTGGTCAGACTTTCTGAGGATTCATCTTCACCCGCGCACCATTTCTGTCATTAACCAATTTAATCATGACGGGTGAGGAATGACTCCAGCACACTAAACTACACtaaactacactacactacactacactacactacactacactacactacactacactaaacaacactacactacacgacactaaactacactacactacactacactacactacactaaacaacactacactacacaacacgacactaaactacactacactacactacacgaCACgacactaaactaaactacactacactacactacactacactacactacacgacacgacacgacacgacacgacacgacacgacacgacacgacacgacacgacacgacactACACtacacgacacgacacgacacgacacgacactaaactacactacactacactacactacactgcacaACACTaaactgcactgcactgcacagcactgcactgcactgcactacactacactacactacactgcacaACACTaaactgcactgcactgcacagcactgcactgcactgcactacactacactacactacactgcactacactacactacactacactgcacaACACTaaactgcactgcactgcactgcacagcactgcactgcactgcactgcactacactacactacactacactacactacactacactacaccacaCCACACTTGAGTAAATGATCCAcatgatgttgtgtgtttgtcatcagTGAATCGGAGCGTCTGGAAGTGTTCGGTCAGGGTACGGTGCTCTTACAGGGCTCAGTGTTGGAGGATTTGGAGGACCGGCTGCATTTTTTCGTGGAAGAATGCGATTATCTGCAGGTAAGGCCACAAAATCAGCTCGACAGCATCATGAACATCAGTGTCTGGTAGGGATGCACTGATGTAACGGCCAATGATATTGGATGAATTTAACACCATCGGCATATCGGCCGATACAGATGGTTTATCAGGGCCCTTTGATTTCCCTGAAGCCAAAAACACAAATGGCAAGTTATTTCACACGCCAGAAAGTATCACTGAATAGCttataaaattcaaattctgcTACGAATAGCGCTAATAATTATTCAGCtgctgtttaaatatgcaatatgtttgtgtactgtagTGGACATCTGGTGGAGACGAACACATGAAGTGAAGCAGCGCTGCTCTAACAGAGTTTACCTCAGGCGCAGTTCACCGATTCATTTGAGAGACGCTGCTAAGCCACCAAAATTAAAGTCCgtcctcaaaataaaagttcagttAACCACATGACAAAAGTActactaaaaatgtacaaaactagTACTTAAATGTAAGTCGACTTAAAACAGCTAATGAAAAAACATAAGATGTAAGATAATGgttcatattatttaaaattattaaagaaataagcaatttgaagtcaaatgtgagataatcttttaataaaataaatattggatagCAAAAATCACGTTTGAAGattgtgatgttgtgttattgtatttttatcttaacttacatttaggcacatttacacttgtgtctctcttaaaatgtaaaatggatccaattcatgttcagtaaaataaattgaatgcagaaaaacGATCTAATATTGTGTAGTACTGTATGCAATTGAcacatatcggtatcggccaatagttgtttgttaaaatctgtATCGGCCCAAAAGTCCTGACAGTGCTTTCCTAGTGTCGATGTAAACGTGCTGTGTTTCCTCCGGCTCAGGGATTCCAGCTGTTCTGTGATCTCACGGACGGCTTTTCAGGCTTtgggtcaaaggtcacagaGATGCTGCAGGACTCTTACGGAGGGCGTGGCATCCTCACGTGGGGCGTGGCTCCTGTCAATCACCCGGACACGGTGAGATTTGATGTCATCTTGCCTTGTATGAATCCTTGATGCCGATTGGTCAGTGCTGTTCATTTAATCTCATAAACGTTACCTCATCAGAGCTCTATAAAGGACGTCTTTCACATGATGAACACTGCGTTGGGAACGGTCAGTATGGCCAATAACAGCTCGCTCTTCTGCCCTTTGACCCTGCGGGGGGGTCTGGGGAGACGTCCACCTCCACCCGCCGCCTTCCCACTGCTCAACTATGATGTGAGTCTCCTACACACAGAGAACAAGAGAAAGcacagttgtgtgtttgtgtgtgtttgtaaagatgtgtgtgtgtcgtctGTCAGCCAGAGTTGTGGTTTCACTCCAGTGCTGTTTTGGCTCTTGCGTTGGACGCTATGACGGTGTCGTACAGACTGAGACACAACAGCACTCCCATGTGGCAGCTTTCAGACGCTCTGACCGTCTCCGGGAGGAAGGTCAGTATAAACCCGCTGATCTCAGACCTGTGACGCCATTTTCTCTCATCTGTAGATTTTACACCTGCTGTTTGACTCCAGGTTGTTTCGGCTTACGGCTCTGTTCCATTTCCCATGATCCACGGTGGCTGTCTCCCAAATGCTCTTGATGATTTTCCTAATGTGTTGCCATGGAGATCCCTATCAGCTTGTCCAGAGCTAGGTGACGGACGCTGCTTTGGCCAATCGGTTACTCTGAAAGGCTTAGAGGGGCGGGGTTTAGTCAGGTGAGCATCTTCTGCTCTTATCATCTGATGAGAGTTTACTGTGAGGGGGTGGATGTTGTTGTCTTTGGCTTCTTTTAGTGTAACACTACATGTATTTGTACAGCACACAGCACTGCtcttatgtgtttatttgttatcgtttttattttctgcagtcCTCTGCTGCCGGGGATAGAGCCGGCCAGTCCGCTTCACTCTGAACGCTCTGGAGAAGATGTGCTCACCGCTTACATCCAACAACATTACCCATCAACACCACTGTGAGACGCACACGCACGTGTTGGCATATGTGAGATGTGGGAAGAAACCTGTCGCTGTGTCTGATGTctgttcatttgtgtgtgtgtgtgtgtgtgtgtagggcgGTGCAGTTGGTGTCCAGCCCCAGTAAAGTCACGGCTCCGTTCCCTCAGATGTTCAGTCCGGCTCTGAATCCGCAGGGTTTCCTCCAGAATCAACCTCCACTTCCTGTCTGTGAGTG comes from Triplophysa dalaica isolate WHDGS20190420 chromosome 25, ASM1584641v1, whole genome shotgun sequence and encodes:
- the msto1 gene encoding protein misato homolog 1, with translation MSGPCREVVTLQLGHYSNFIGTHWWNLQDASLCYDPDAALGELQGDVLFREGLTLGGHVTYTPRLIAMDLKGSLQTLRQEGRLYETESKAATFTWDGQISTHRESPPTRNSFLQDLDSLDSASLLPPDRCSVTRAESGVATETVNDTLDRIQKSYRLEGSVRVWSDFLRIHLHPRTISVINQFNHDGESERLEVFGQGTVLLQGSVLEDLEDRLHFFVEECDYLQGFQLFCDLTDGFSGFGSKVTEMLQDSYGGRGILTWGVAPVNHPDTSSIKDVFHMMNTALGTVSMANNSSLFCPLTLRGGLGRRPPPPAAFPLLNYDPELWFHSSAVLALALDAMTVSYRLRHNSTPMWQLSDALTVSGRKVVSAYGSVPFPMIHGGCLPNALDDFPNVLPWRSLSACPELGDGRCFGQSVTLKGLEGRGLVSPLLPGIEPASPLHSERSGEDVLTAYIQQHYPSTPLAVQLVSSPSKVTAPFPQMFSPALNPQGFLQNQPPLPVSRLVSSLPVLTSLQSSPAAGLQLSELQKACSALEIRRVAPSFLSHGLELSELTEAMEQLRGLALCYQHNQHHSSSDEDDD